In Candidatus Binatia bacterium, a single genomic region encodes these proteins:
- a CDS encoding acyl-CoA dehydrogenase family protein, translating into MPVAAWKTPEVEAFRSSLRSFLAREVIPHLGEWERQRRTPRSFWKAMGKAGFLCPWLPEQYGGSGAGFGFSAVLCEELGYTGFMGLQTGVSVHSDIAVPYLEQFAGEEQKRRWLPGCASGDLLTAIAMTEPSVGSDLANLKTTAARDGDHWVLNGQKTFISNGVDCDLIIVACRTDPAADPPYAGVSLIVVEAGAPGFLKARPLEKMGQHIQDTAELFFEDCRVPRANLLGEPGQGFRYLMQNLQRERLMISIAAQAASEQILAKTLPYVKERKAFGTPVGFFQHNAFKLVELTTEIEIGRTFLDAVIDEFEAGVDITRRVSMAKWWMSDLANRVAYEAVQLHGGYGYMAEYGVCRDYVDVRAMPIYAGSNEVMKLILARLMGLEPKGSE; encoded by the coding sequence ATGCCGGTAGCTGCCTGGAAAACTCCGGAGGTCGAGGCCTTCCGCTCTTCGCTGCGCTCTTTCCTCGCGCGCGAAGTGATCCCGCATCTCGGCGAGTGGGAAAGACAGCGCCGCACGCCGCGCAGTTTCTGGAAGGCGATGGGCAAAGCCGGCTTTCTCTGCCCGTGGCTGCCCGAACAGTACGGCGGCAGCGGCGCGGGATTCGGTTTCTCGGCGGTGCTCTGCGAAGAGCTCGGCTACACCGGGTTCATGGGATTGCAGACCGGCGTGTCGGTGCACTCGGACATCGCCGTTCCGTATCTCGAGCAGTTCGCCGGCGAAGAGCAGAAGAGGCGCTGGCTTCCCGGCTGTGCAAGCGGAGACCTGCTCACCGCGATCGCGATGACCGAGCCGTCGGTGGGATCCGACCTGGCCAACCTGAAGACGACGGCTGCTCGCGACGGCGACCATTGGGTTCTCAACGGGCAGAAGACGTTCATCAGCAACGGCGTCGACTGTGACCTGATCATCGTCGCGTGCCGCACCGATCCTGCAGCCGATCCGCCTTACGCGGGCGTCAGTCTCATCGTCGTCGAAGCTGGTGCGCCGGGATTCCTCAAGGCGCGGCCGCTCGAGAAGATGGGCCAGCACATCCAGGACACTGCCGAGCTGTTCTTCGAGGATTGCCGCGTCCCGCGCGCGAACCTTCTCGGCGAGCCGGGTCAGGGCTTCCGCTACCTGATGCAGAACCTGCAGCGCGAGCGGCTGATGATCTCGATTGCCGCGCAGGCGGCCAGCGAGCAGATCCTCGCCAAGACGCTGCCGTACGTGAAAGAGAGAAAAGCCTTCGGCACTCCCGTCGGCTTTTTCCAGCACAACGCGTTCAAGCTCGTCGAGCTGACCACCGAGATCGAGATCGGCCGCACCTTTCTCGACGCCGTCATCGACGAGTTCGAGGCGGGCGTCGACATCACGCGGCGGGTTTCGATGGCCAAGTGGTGGATGAGCGACCTGGCCAACCGCGTGGCCTACGAGGCTGTCCAGCTTCACGGCGGCTACGGCTACATGGCCGAGTACGGAGTCTGCCGCGACTACGTCGACGTGCGCGCGATGCCGATCTACGCCGGTTCCAACGAGGTCATGAAGCTGATCCTGGCCCGCCTCATGGGCCTGGAGCCGAAAGGCTCGGAGTAA
- a CDS encoding class I SAM-dependent methyltransferase translates to MRRGEGQNRDIDRDELRAVDKALRAAGDVRTVLDVGSGNSRWLRHFQALHPGLVVELDISQDGLAEARGGVASDQALAGASSFVCADAGALPFASQSFDLVACLQLLPYVRKSGRIRALREMRRVSSRWVIVEYAHIEGASFLWQRARRRLGLEATFPRNHLTMPQVESELRMVGLGIRGFAPVGGAFSRSWVVLAEAPSAGWMSS, encoded by the coding sequence TTGCGGCGGGGTGAGGGCCAGAACCGCGACATCGATCGAGACGAGCTGCGTGCCGTCGACAAGGCGCTGCGCGCGGCCGGCGACGTTCGCACGGTGCTCGACGTCGGCTCGGGCAACAGTCGCTGGCTGCGCCATTTCCAGGCGTTGCATCCCGGCCTCGTCGTCGAGCTCGACATCTCGCAGGACGGCCTGGCAGAAGCACGCGGCGGCGTCGCTTCCGACCAGGCGCTTGCCGGCGCCAGCTCGTTCGTCTGCGCCGATGCCGGTGCGCTCCCGTTCGCGTCGCAGTCGTTCGACCTGGTCGCGTGCCTGCAGCTGCTTCCGTACGTCAGGAAATCGGGTCGCATTCGCGCGCTTCGCGAGATGCGGCGCGTGAGCTCGCGCTGGGTCATCGTCGAGTATGCCCACATCGAGGGCGCATCGTTCCTGTGGCAGAGGGCGCGAAGGCGTCTCGGCCTGGAAGCCACGTTTCCGCGCAATCACCTGACGATGCCCCAGGTCGAAAGCGAGCTCCGGATGGTGGGGCTCGGCATTCGCGGCTTCGCGCCTGTCGGCGGCGCATTCTCCCGCTCGTGGGTCGTCCTTGCCGAAGCGCCGTCTGCCGGCTGGATGAGCTCCTGA